The nucleotide sequence ACCACACCTACCCCAAGACAGGGGCCATACCTGCACTACACCTTCCCCAAGACTGGGCCATACCTGCACCACACCTACTCCAAGACTGGGGCCATACCTGCACCACACCTACCCCAAGACTGGGGCCATACCTGCACCACACCTACTCCAAGACTGGGGCCATACCTGCACTACACCTACCCCAAGACTGGGACCATACCTGCACTACACCTACTCCAAGACTGGGCCATACCTCCACATGACATCACGCATGACATCACAGTCTATCCGAAGTACAGATTGATGATACTTGCTGTCTTTTTAGGATCCTGTCAATCATGCTCCGTATCGCCGCTCTCCTGGCCGCGCTTTGCGCTGTAGCCCAATGTAAGTACAGATGTAATACCAGGATAAGGGGAATGTTTCATCTTATCATTGGGGGGGGGTCtatctgtgaatgttttgtgcccTGACCCCCACCTGTGAGGTGACCCCCCCACTGTATGATGGATGCAACCTACTTTAGCAACACCGACattaacaaagaaaaaacaacggCAGTGTAACTGGCTGGTAAATGATCGTTcctggctctccccgttcttcagctccggggaccgatcgcgggagcgCAGcacgcgcgcccgtgacccatggctgggtactagtacaggacgtacctgtacgtacatgtgcccagccgagctgtgccattctgccgacgtatatgtgcaggaggcggtcctttagTGGTTAATAGGGGActccacacacacaaaaaaagggggtcaCCCTATAATTTATACCAGGTCCCTCATGTCTGGAATGAATTATATTGGGGTCCCCATGCAAATAAAAGAAATGTTATGGGATcctaatggcaaaaaaaataaaaaaaattagtggggtcccccagaaaTCCACCcgggacccttatccgagcatgaagCCTGGTacaccaggaaagggggggagccAAGTGTGTACCCCCCCTTCTTCTGAACCATACAAAGCCACATGTCTCAACATGgaaaggggggggtgtccctggagTAACAGACCTTCAGAGAACATGGGCCTATGACGTGAACCCACAAAGCTGGTTTATGACACTGACTCACGATCCTTGTTGGCCATCATCGGTGCAGTACAATGAAGGAGGTCTTATGGTGAGGTGGGACAAAAGTACCCGTAATCCCTCCACTGGACCAGTGATAGGGAACACCCGGGTACAAGCCTCCCAAGTAGAGATCTGCACTGCTTGGCCCATTATTCTAAAATGAGGAATCAGGAGACCCATTCCTTAGTCAAGGGCCCTATTTGGGTGTGTTCCATGGGGCAGATGGTTGTGATGTCCACTATGTGGCCCAATCGATGGATCTGACTCCACTCAATACACATGTAGGAGGTCAGCGGGCTTGGAAGGGCATCAGCCCAAACGTTGGATGGGTGCGAATGTTGGGTTTGTAACATTTCCAGGGAGAGCAATGACCCAAGAACATGAGTATTGGGTGCCCTTCCTGCTGTAGTGAGGAGAGGGGCACTTATAGAAGATAGGGACTGTGTCTGTGTattaataatgggggggggggggtaatagtgGTAATGAGAGGGGTAATTATGACTTCCTTAGTGTTAGGAGTAATAGAACAGGTAGGGGCAGATAGAAAGAAGACTGGGGGTGATGGCGGTATAACACAGGGAGGGGCAATTATAGGCAGGATGGGGGCTGTGTCAGGGTAACAGCCCAGGGAGGGGAAATATAGAACTGGACTGCTAAGAAGAAACCACTAATAGAAGTATTTTGTCTTATTCCACAGGCTGCCCCACCATCCTCACTAAAGCCCAATGGGGAGGACGTGCCCCAACCTGCCGCACCGCCATGGCCACTCCCGTCACCTACGTCATCGTTCACCACACCGCCGGGGCCTCCTGCTCCAGCCAGTCCACTTGTATCACCCAGACTAAGAATATCCAAAACTACCACATGAACAGCAACGGCTGGTGTGACATCGGATACAGGTGAGAGTCTTTCGGATTTGTTTTTCACTTACTGTACGTGGGGCAGATGGCGGCCTCCAATCTCTGCTAATGACCCTCTTCTCTGTCTACAGCTTCCTGGTTGGAGGAGACGGCAGCATATTCGAGGGTCGTGGCTGGACCTCAGTGGGTGCTCATGCCCCCAACTACAACTCCAACTCCATTGGCATCAACCTGATTGGAACATTCACAAGTAAGTGGGGGAAAGAGGTTTATGGGGTGGAATGAGAGTGAGAGCATCTTCCCTCACACATGGTCATCCACCCACCCAACAGGCAGAGATAGTGGTGTCCACAGTTACAGCAGGGAGCACTGGTGGTGGTGTCCATGGTTACAGCAGGGAGCACTGGTGGTGGTGTCCATGGTTACAGCAGGGAGCACTGGTGGTGGTGTCCATGGTTACAGCAGGGAGCACTGGTGGTGGTGTCCATGGTTACAGCAGGGAGCACTGGTGGTGGTGTCTATGGTTACAGCAGGGAGCACTGGTGGTGGTGTCTATGGTTACAGCAGGGAGCACTGGTGGTGGTGTCTATGGTTACAGCAGGGAGCACTGGTGGTGGTGTCTATGGTTACAGCAGGGAGCACTGGTGGTGGTGTCTATGGTTACAGCAGGGAGCACTGGTGGTGGTGTCCACAGTTACAGCAGGGAGCACTGGTGGTGGTGTCCATGGTTACAGCAGGGAGCACTGGTGGTGGTGTCCATGATTACAGCAGGGAGCACTGGTGGTGGTGTCCATGGTTACAGCAGGGAGCACTGGTGGTGGTGTCCATGGTTACAGCAGGGAGCGCTGGTGGTGGTGTCCATGGTTACAGCAGGGAGCACTGGTGGTGGTGTCCATGGTTACAGCAGGGAGCACTGGTGGTGGTGTCCATGGTTACAGCAGGGAGCACTGGTGGTGGTGTCCATGGTTACAGCAGGGAGCACTGGTGGTGGTGTCCATGGTTACAGCAGGGAGCACTGGTGGTGGTGTCCATGGTTACAGCTGAGAGTACcggatggtgttctccatcttCATCCACCCACCCAACAGGCAGAGAGGTATTGATCAGAATAGAGGAGATAGCACTGGTGGTGTTGTCTGTGGTTACAGCAGAGAGCACCGGTGGTGTTGTCCAT is from Rana temporaria chromosome 9, aRanTem1.1, whole genome shotgun sequence and encodes:
- the PGLYRP1 gene encoding peptidoglycan recognition protein 1, encoding MLRIAALLAALCAVAQCCPTILTKAQWGGRAPTCRTAMATPVTYVIVHHTAGASCSSQSTCITQTKNIQNYHMNSNGWCDIGYSFLVGGDGSIFEGRGWTSVGAHAPNYNSNSIGINLIGTFTSTNPTTAAQNAAKNLISCGVTRGYIKSAYILKGHRNVTATECPGNTFYNTLKTWPRFQA